GTGTTGCTCCGTGTGAGACACACGATAGTGCCAAGGATCCACGTGATCCCGTGGCCCGTCAGCGCCAGCAGGGCCACCATGGAGCGGCAGCCTCCCCAGGAGGAGGACGTGTAAGCGCACACCCCCATGCGCTTGGACAGGCAGATGTCGATGGCGAGCAGGGAGTTCATGGCTATTCCCTTGAAGGAAGGGTTCAGCTGCATGCAGTCCTCCTCCGGCATCTTGGTGGACTCCCTCCTGTCCTTGCTGCCGCTGTCGGGAGGTTCCTCGGCCTTCTGGCTGCTTTGGTGCTTGATTTGAGGCGCTCGTCTGGGGCCGCCGCCTCCGCCTCCACCTCCGCCGCCTCCGCCGCCGCGGCTCTCCGGGGGCCCGCCTGTGGCCCGGAGGGGCTGGTGGCTGAGGGACATGAACTCAGGTCTGCTCAGGATGCTGTTCCTCTCACGCGCCCTGGACCTCACCGTGTAAGTCGCGGGCATGTTTGGatatataaagttttttttttgttttggtttttttttgtttccccctttGATGGCACAGTAACCTATTGTAAATCTCCACGAGGTAATTCAAGTGCCCATTCAAGTTTACCACAGCAGGGAAATGTCCCAGAATAACCTCCCCTTCAACAGTCCTCCCCCTCCTGTGGCCTTAATAGGTATATTTAGAGCTTCTGGAATGTGAAATCTCCATGCTGTTTATACCACCGAGGCAGGCAGTGTATTAAATGGCACATCATGCTTCCAGCCAGCCTTGTGAAATCCGACCTACagcatgaacacaaaaataacaacacgAGCATTTCTTTACGCTGCAGCATCACGGCTAACAGGTGATTCACTGCGCACACTATGGACAAAATAAGCTCAATGAGGGGAGGAAAGAAACGGGGGAGAAAAGAGCAAACACGCGGGGTCGTGCTCTTACCTCACATTCTCTCTCTAAATTGCCTCCCCCCACACACCTCTGCTTCCATCGCACCCCAGCGAGAGAtaacagaaagacaagaaaaaaaaaaacaccaggaaAACATGAAGATAATGGGAGGTTTGTCTGTGCAGCATCCGGTGGATTTGACGTACTTTACGCACAATCCGGATTCAGCGTCTGCGCTGCGCCCTGCTGCGGAGCGGAGTTCTCCAAGGTGCTTAAAGAGACACGGGCAGGAATtattagataaaaaaagaaaacaaatccagaGAAATGGCATTGTTCGCGAAGAAGCTGAAGCTTgaactgttaaagctaaaagaagcggaacactagctaaaagctaaaggggGCCGAATGCTAACTAAAGGCCTAACAGCAGCAAAACTCCAATtggaagctaaaaataaaaaacaaacactggctCAGAGATAAAGGAATCAAAATACTAGATACAAGCTAATAGTAGCATGAAGttaaagagctaaaagtagcaaaatgttagctaaaagtagcaaaaagctaactagaagctaaaagttgcaaaaaaaaagctagctaaaagcagcaaaaatgtttgctaaaagtagcagaatggtagctaaccGCAGCACAGGgttagtttaaagctaaaaaatataaaaagcaagCTTAAAGAAGCACAAGAAGACCAAAAACAGAGCTcatatgctgaagcagatttcaaggagaacagtgtttttgaatggactgaacagatttcaatgtaCTTCTatggtgatttttttatttattgcaaacaaagttaaatatttaaaaagtacaaacgTTACAATTAGTTAGCATTTAAAGTACTATTGCAGaccaaataataattaaataaaatttattataaTACCTTTCTCAGCTAACAATAGCCTAGACTTAATAATTTGCATGTATATCAAATATTACTTTTCTTAGCTTGTATTGTGTTAATTGCtagtcaaaagaacaaaaagaacgAGAATCGATAAGAATTACTACATTTCCCAGCATGCTTGCCGTATAAGCCGGAAGTGTCGTCATGGAGATGCTTATAAAGCTGCTCCCCAGGCTGCTCGACGCGTAGCGGGGTGAACCTGCTGCCGTTGCCATGGGACTTGACCGAGAGCTGACCGCGCGTGCAGAAATGTCAGCTAAGTTGCATCTTTAGCTAACTCGAACTATGTGACAACGGTGTCTTCCGAATGAGGGCTCtcgttatttatttatttttatttatttttattttatttaattttaatttgggacttttatttaaaattaccCCAAGCATGGACACGGTGGAACGGGCGCAAAAGTTAACCCGGCGGTGTCCTTTGGATGTCGCCGTGCTCCTCGAACTCCGCTAGCGGTCCCGCAGACCGGAGATGCCGCCTCTCTCAGCGGggacttcagcagcagcttcgcGGAGGGGCCGAAACGTAACGGAATTACCTCTCGGAACCGGAGAACTGTGAGAGCCCGCCGCTGTCTCTAAATTCCTCCAGGAGTTCCCACCAATGAAGACACCGGAGATTTTCCAGTTTATGGCTTTATAGGTAGACTCCCCTTTTTTAATGCATGTAATTTTTATCGGCTAAAAATAAACCGCAACTCTTGCGAACGCGCTGCTTTAGCCCTTAAtccgcaaacacacacagctccaAAATGACTAAATTGATCGACATTTCTTTGCTCCGGGCTTTGAGCTGCCATCAGTTGTTTATAATACGTCCACTACAGTGTTTCTGATCATAATTCACGTCGCCGTTTTGGACACAGATGCGAGTCCAGCGATTAGCTTTTGCTGACACAGAATTATCCGAAAGGAAATCTGACGCCAAGATGTAACATTAGtcattttgttaattatttagcCCATAATGAACCTGAGCCCCACACGCAGACCTTTCCAGGATgccacgtttttttttgttttgttttttgtttgtattttttgtcactTGACAGCATGAAAACTTGGCCGGTGGAGTTGCCTTTACGCACCGGAAAGCATGCGCTCTGCAAACACAGactctctcttcctcttctgtgACAGTTCTGGATCCGATTGCCATGgctttttttcctatttatcTCAGCAGACCGTCACTCTCTCTTTATATATaactataatttttttattttaaggagcGAATGAAGGGAGAACAAGTGTGGTGATTCTCTCTTGCTGTTTCCATGcgtctttctcctcctccccctcctccagacCTCTGGACGTTCTCGTGGATTGTGTTGCAGTTTCATGCGATGGGCTGCATCCAGAGCATCAGGTGTAAGCCCAAGAGTTTCCGAGACAGCGTCGTCGTCCTGGATCTGAACGCGTCCATCGACTCCAGCCCCACCGTCATCGACGAGACGTCCAGCGTGGTGCTGCGCTACAGGACGCCGCACTTCCGGGCGAACGCGCGCGTCGAGGTGCCGCCCGTAGCGGCCAAGGAGACATGGACCATCGGCTGGATCCAGGCGTGCAACCACATGGAGTTCTACAATACCTACGGGGACAAAGGGATGTGAGTACAACTATTACCCCCCTCCCTCCAGATAATGAATGTTGGGTGAGACTCGTGTTCAAAACTGCAGATAAAGCTGTCTGAGGTCTGCCACAAGTCAGAACACAAAGGTGGCTCAGTTACTTTAATTAGAGAGCTTATTAGTCATTTTATCAATCAAACTGTTGAGTTTAATCCTAGCAACATTTGAGGTATATTTGACAGACAACAAGGAAAGTGTTTGTCCAGGTGTCATACTCTATTATCACAAGAGTTtggaaaataaagtaaatggcAAAAAGAAAGTAAGAAGTACTTTTTAATGCTTAAttatctggaaaaacaaaacaaaaacctctccAATGACTGTCTGATTtatgaaatgtcaaaaaaaggGAAACCACACCAAGCTCAAAAAGCTCAGTCTGATCTATTTAAGGCCTGtcttttgcataaaaataccaacagaagtgattttgtaataaatatagGAGTACACTATCTTGTAAAGTTGGTGTTTTTATCCAAGTTTGATTCTAATGCTTTAGGGGACGTtttcagagaggaaaaaaaatgcaactaagATCagccatttaaagaaaaaaaagggttaaacaagcaaattacaaaataaaacgtgTACAACCTGATGCCAATGACAGAGGAGAGTCACTAAACGATTCAAAACCAACAGGGAAGCTTTATTTAGTTAATTAATGACAGTCCGAACTGGTGCTTTCATGCACTAAAAAGGCTTAAATACTTTTCAGAGGAAATATTACTGAGAAGTGAAACTTTACTAAGACCCGCATTTCAGTTACTGTGATCTTTCTGATCCATTCGTTGGAACGCACAAATCgtagatgaggaaaaaaaaaaaaattaaacactaaaATTCAGGTCAAGTGGCTGCtgctctcttcctgttttctgtttcctgagtCAGTAATGTTCTCGTCTTATTTACTGTATGGGCAGCTACACGCCGGTCCAAAGCGTGCTTTATCTGTAGACACTGCAGGACAGGATGTCAGAGTGCTGCACGACTAAGATTAGAGACACCGGTCCTCTCGTCgacacccccccacccctgtGTGGCCACGCAAGTTTAGCTCAACCTCAACCAAAAAGTGCATCTTCATTAGTGTGGTTTTTCCTGttcggtaaaaaaaaaagatctgcgCAGAGCGacaacccacaaaaaaaaattcccaccGCCAACAGAAGTCTGCACAAATGGCAGACGACAGCGGAGCACTCAGCTCCTCGCTGAGAATGACATTTATTTGGGATATGACGCACTCTTGCTACAAAAGTGGAGAAAACTGtcacggctagtctgagcaggttCAAGACTAAAGGTGAATAATTGACATCTTGAAactcaaatctgaaaaaaacacaaacataattttataaacatttacagcacTGTCAATTTCTCGTCACATGGTTATGTATCAGATATTCCTGCCAGAATAAGTAAGTAATCTTAAAGTGACAggggtgtaaaagtttataaactgtTATGAAATGTTCAAGATCCAACCCACTTTGGTTTGGActccgctcagactagctgctAGCTCGTttgtctggtcagaattaaactcgatttctccaaaccgaggtcgttcaaagatctatctacaGCATGTAAGACATTAACGGTTCACaacctttcaacagaaccccatttcaaaagatctgaactattttcCCCATGGTAAAATAACAGCAGAACCTCAAAACGCACAAAGGCCAGATTTAATAAATAGTGTCTTTTTCTGACGGCGACAACGCTCCGGCGCGCTGTAATTGTGCAGAacagctgaggaggagcagtTTGCACGATTTCTCTGTTGGCTTTGGATGTCGCTCTCGGGATTCTGCGTTTATTCGTCCCTCCCATTCCTACCTCCTGAAgcacgtgtttttttttacgttcAGACGCTTACAGGGCGCACGAGTTATAAAAGCGAAACAAGCAGAGGAAATTCACCTCAAGTTTATGAACGTCAAACAGTCTCGTGCACACAGCTTCTTTGGTTACCTTACAAACACAATAGTGAGGCCTAGAAGTGTTCTGCCAGATTAAGTCAGTGTGCTTGCACCTCATTTCTTCGCCTCTCCTCCGGCAAAGTTGTTCCACTCTTTGACtgtgtgacagaaaacacatctgATCAACAAAATGTTGCTGCTTCAAATCATTTCCACCCCGCATGCAAATTAATCTGACAGCAAAGTTTGCAAAACAGGATAGCAGTCACTtccacactgtttttttttctgctctgaagaCACTTTACAAGTAGATTTCATCTGTGCTGCACAGAGCTTGAGGTTAGCGGGGAAATGATGCAACCAAGCACTGCAGCAGTGGTTGGCAACCCTGAGTGAAGCGCCGTCTTTAAAACACAGAACGTGCATTCGTCAAGGCGTCCTGAAGCAGACACTTCAGAATAAGTGTGTGCAACATTTACACAGATGGGgttgagatttgtttttttagcatgcCTGCGGTTGTGCCGGGAGCCTTCGCAACCCCACTGCCGTCCGTTaggttgtgaaaaaaaaagaagacacaaacaggaagtgaggagcATCTTTGCAGCGGCTTCCACACGAGCGATCAAAGTTCCTCAACGGGCAGGAAGAGcaacattttaacataaaaaaaacaaaaactggatgtTTATATCTGGCAagaattattataataattattattcctTTGAATAAAATGAGAGCACTGCTGCAGCATATTTTGGATGCACCTGCTGGGAGGATTAAGCCGTCTTTACAGATTAGATTCAGTGTAAATATTCTCGTGCacgttcacaaaaaaaacaaaaaaaacacagcaaaagcCAGCCATTATTATGCCTAATCTCCGCTCCCGGGTGAAATGATAAATTAGAGCAGGAGTCCAGGTCAGGCAGGCAGAAAGTCGTGCCGCTGCAGATCAAACCGAATCACCTCGGTTGTGCTGATCCTCCAATTCAGGGAATGAAAGGTAATCTTTTTCTTGGTGTGGGccgaaaaaaaaatcaataggtGGATAAAACAGAGGTTCAAGGTCACTTTAGCTGTTCGGTGTCTCCTGCGTTTTGTTGCTATATCTTATCCTTGTGGTGCATTTTaatttgagaaaactgaaaaagcttCTCTTTTGTGATGTCACACCTACAGAgatgcaaaaaaaccccactttatTCTGATAGAAAATCTGCATTTTCAACGCAGAAAGCAACAAACAGCTGGTTTTATACAAAGActccttttgttttactgatcCTTATGTAAACCTTCTGGATAATCCCGGTTAATTACAAGCTTGGCTATATCTATTTTTGGTCCTTCTGGCAACAGTTCTGTTACTGCACATAAAATCAAATTGGTccaataataaaaacttttttttttttaaatcgcaaatattttcaaacatcAGCTAAAACCGTCAGCTTCCTGGTTCTCTTGGGGCTAGCTGTGATAAATGCTGCGCTGACAGTTTTCTTGTTGGTCTCTGAAGAATCGCTACATTCATATCTGCTCACATCCAAACGCAAGGCTTTACATCAAATTTCTCCTCACTGTTGCTAATCTCTGGTAGCCATATTAGTTATTTTTGAATTCTCATATTCTGCAGAAATGATGACCAATAAGTCAAGAAGTGACCAGAAAATTAAGAGGCTGAtgggtttatatatatatatatatatatatatatatatatatatatatatatatatatataaataaactaaaatggtGTTGGATTTAAGTATAGCTTCTATCTGCTGTGAAGTAGTGATGCACCTCTCCTTGCCCCTTGCTCTAGCAGCATGTCATAAATATTACTGGAACGCCCCTAACCCTCGGCATGATGGTGTAAGACAGAGATGGGGCTAAATGACGGGAGGCTGAGGGAAGTGAGCGTTCAGTTCAGGTGATGTGAAATGCGGCGCGTGCGATCACGCCCGTACTTCCATGCTCCTGGCGAGCTTTCTGGCAACAGTCATCATCCACCACGTGCCCCTTTCGCAAGATTTGatttcctgcttcttcttcctcGTAACCAAAGTTAAACTCAATTTAAAGGGTCTCTGTTTGAACGCAGTAATAAAGATCCAATTCAAGTAGTAGATGAACGCCTTCCATTTGTGAAAACGGGGACTCCCAGGGAGAGTTTCAAACAGCAAAGCAGTCAAATTCACCAGTTTGGCTTTCtttaaattccattttttttcctcatcgtTTTGATTATACTTTGGATGATTAAACAAAGACTGAATTTCTTAATAATTCTCCAACTGTTTTACCTTCCAGGTCAAGTTGGGAGCTTCCCGACTTGCGTGACGGCAAGATCCAGGCCATTAGCGACTCGGACGGGGTCAACTACCCGTGGTACGGCAACACGACGGAGACCTTCACTGTGGTAGGGCCCACCAAGAGGGAGAGCAAGTTCACCGTTAGCATGAATGACAATTTCTACCCCAGCGTGACCTGGGGGGTCCCGGTCAGCGACAGCAACGTGCCTCTGCTTAGCAGTATCCACCGTGACCAGAGCTTTACTACCTGGCTGGTTGCCATCAACCAGGCCACCTCAGAGACAGTGGTCCTGCAGACGGTCCGCTGGAGGATGCGTCTTTACATCGAAGTGGACCCGGAGAAGCCGCTGGGTCAAAGGGCTGTTTTAAAGGAGCCTGTGGCGCAGGAACAGCCCCAAAAACTGTACAAGAACGAGCCCATCGCCGCCAACGCCATGGTCAAGCCCAACGCCAATGACGCCCAGGTGCTTATGTGGCGGCCAAAGAAAGGTGACCCCATGGTGGTCATCCCACCCAAATACTCACCTGCTCCTGTCACCAGACTGGCCTCCGATACCTGATCAGTATCACCTCCGTTTCTTTATtccccctttttgttttaaaccagctttcagtgctttaaacaatttttgatatttatttatccCCTTTATTTTTGCCTCCGTACCAttctttcaaaaacactgacagaaatGAAAGCCAGGCGGACGGAACCGCCGCAGAGGAGCAGGCCGACCGCCGCATCTCAAAAAAACGGGGGCTCGAGCACGCGCTTTTCAGGCCGGTGCGAATCAACTTGCAACCATTCTACCTTCAACCGTAGGTCGGGTCTCACTgtgctaaaagcaaaaactacGACAGGAGTGTGTTTGAGATTAGTTTTGGATTTCGCAGCCTGGACGCTGGAGGCAGCTGACGTGGAGTTTAAACGTCTGCACACACGCTGCACAAACTGTGTGTACAAATACCAGAggtattttcatttgtttcttatttatgggctggaaaaaaaaagagtgcatTTACTTCTGTTTAACGTTGCTGAGTTCTTTACATGACAAACTGCTATGAGTCACATAGTAGATTTgagtacttttttaaaaacatgcaagacATTCGATCCATGCTGCCTTAAGTTTACATTGCTTCCCACTGCAAATGTTTCGCCTTAAACAAAGTGCAATGCAGTATTTGGTCACTTGTCCCCGTTTCTTCCAGGCTGTCGGTGCTGGCATGTGTGGGTTTAGGACTGGAACGATAGCACAACTGCAAAAATGCAGGTCTCAAATCTAAATGTTTCCATTCAATTGCATTTAATTTTCACTGTTTTAACCGCATCCAGCGGCGTGCTTGGAAGCAGATCGAACCAGCTGAGTTTTGCATTCGAAGTGCATTATGCAACAAAGGAGACGCTCAACTCTAGGACgta
Above is a genomic segment from Kryptolebias marmoratus isolate JLee-2015 linkage group LG14, ASM164957v2, whole genome shotgun sequence containing:
- the fam78ab gene encoding protein FAM78B isoform X1, with the protein product MRLSPPPPPPDLWTFSWIVLQFHAMGCIQSIRCKPKSFRDSVVVLDLNASIDSSPTVIDETSSVVLRYRTPHFRANARVEVPPVAAKETWTIGWIQACNHMEFYNTYGDKGMSSWELPDLRDGKIQAISDSDGVNYPWYGNTTETFTVVGPTKRESKFTVSMNDNFYPSVTWGVPVSDSNVPLLSSIHRDQSFTTWLVAINQATSETVVLQTVRWRMRLYIEVDPEKPLGQRAVLKEPVAQEQPQKLYKNEPIAANAMVKPNANDAQVLMWRPKKGDPMVVIPPKYSPAPVTRLASDT
- the LOC108231060 gene encoding inactive phospholipid phosphatase 7; the encoded protein is MPATYTVRSRARERNSILSRPEFMSLSHQPLRATGGPPESRGGGGGGGGGGGGGPRRAPQIKHQSSQKAEEPPDSGSKDRRESTKMPEEDCMQLNPSFKGIAMNSLLAIDICLSKRMGVCAYTSSSWGGCRSMVALLALTGHGITWILGTIVCLTRSNTLAGQEVLVNLLLALIVDVMTVAGVQRLVKRRGPWEMAPGFLDCVAMDIYSFPAAHASRAAMVSKFLLSHLVLAVPLRILLVLWAFLVGVSRVLLGRHHLTDMVCGFALGLLHFSLMETVWLSSNTCQTLISISTLSWSPFF
- the fam78ab gene encoding protein FAM78A isoform X2; translation: MGCIQSIRCKPKSFRDSVVVLDLNASIDSSPTVIDETSSVVLRYRTPHFRANARVEVPPVAAKETWTIGWIQACNHMEFYNTYGDKGMSSWELPDLRDGKIQAISDSDGVNYPWYGNTTETFTVVGPTKRESKFTVSMNDNFYPSVTWGVPVSDSNVPLLSSIHRDQSFTTWLVAINQATSETVVLQTVRWRMRLYIEVDPEKPLGQRAVLKEPVAQEQPQKLYKNEPIAANAMVKPNANDAQVLMWRPKKGDPMVVIPPKYSPAPVTRLASDT